One window of Streptomyces sp. SUK 48 genomic DNA carries:
- a CDS encoding DUF418 domain-containing protein — protein MDLARGLAVFGMFSVHVGPDPAVGGPVGFLLETASGRSSALFALLAGFSLVIITGRPRPRTGRAGRQAVVTVVIRAVVLLVLGYALSALGTEVNVILSYYGVLFLAVLPLYRLRAGTLALAAGAAALVLPQALYGIRTAIADGGWADAVTAHDPLALLTGTDGTLDLLFTGDYPVLTWIPFLLAGMAVARLDLGRPHTASRLALTGGALALLGYGGSWLALRLVPHARSAVAAATHRPASSPWWWSDTAGEPAGRPPPGWLLVAVPHSETTFSIVGGTGVAVAVVAGCLTVAARAPRLTRAAGPVAAVGMMALTSYVLHILALWFFDDVWYVPGVDGDGMSALTVLAAFIAATMLLATVWTRLFRRGPMEQLLHLLTRPARSVG, from the coding sequence ATCGACCTGGCCCGCGGACTCGCGGTCTTCGGCATGTTCTCGGTCCACGTCGGCCCCGACCCGGCGGTGGGCGGCCCGGTGGGATTCCTGCTGGAGACGGCGAGCGGCCGCTCCTCCGCCCTCTTCGCCCTGCTGGCCGGGTTCTCCCTGGTCATCATCACCGGCCGCCCGCGGCCCCGTACCGGCCGGGCGGGCCGGCAGGCCGTGGTCACGGTCGTGATCCGGGCCGTGGTGCTGCTGGTCCTCGGCTACGCGCTGAGCGCCCTCGGCACCGAGGTCAACGTGATCCTCAGCTACTACGGGGTGCTCTTCCTCGCCGTTCTCCCGCTGTACCGGCTGCGGGCCGGGACGCTCGCCCTCGCCGCCGGCGCGGCCGCCCTGGTCCTCCCCCAGGCCCTGTACGGGATCCGGACGGCCATCGCGGACGGCGGCTGGGCGGACGCCGTCACGGCCCACGACCCCCTGGCCCTCCTCACCGGCACGGACGGCACCCTGGACCTGCTGTTCACCGGGGACTACCCGGTGCTGACCTGGATACCGTTCCTGCTCGCCGGAATGGCGGTGGCCCGGCTGGACCTGGGCCGCCCGCACACCGCCTCGCGGCTCGCGCTGACCGGCGGGGCGCTCGCGCTGCTGGGCTACGGCGGCTCCTGGCTGGCCCTGCGCCTGGTCCCGCACGCCCGCTCCGCCGTCGCGGCCGCCACGCACCGCCCGGCGTCGTCCCCCTGGTGGTGGTCCGACACCGCGGGCGAGCCCGCGGGCCGCCCCCCGCCGGGCTGGCTGCTGGTGGCCGTCCCGCACAGCGAGACGACGTTCTCGATCGTCGGGGGCACCGGAGTCGCCGTTGCCGTGGTCGCCGGCTGCCTGACCGTCGCGGCTCGGGCGCCCCGGCTCACCCGTGCGGCCGGTCCCGTCGCCGCGGTGGGCATGATGGCGCTGACCTCGTACGTCCTGCACATCCTGGCGCTGTGGTTCTTCGACGACGTCTGGTACGTCCCCGGCGTCGACGGCGACGGCATGTCCGCCCTGACGGTGCTGGCCGCGTTCATCGCTGCCACCATGCTCCTGGCGACGGTGTGGACCCGGCTGTTCAGACGCGGGCCCATGGAGCAGCTCCTGCACCTCCTCACC